In a genomic window of Zingiber officinale cultivar Zhangliang chromosome 9B, Zo_v1.1, whole genome shotgun sequence:
- the LOC122022506 gene encoding uncharacterized protein LOC122022506: MMEECMMKRRQVPAFGYWDYCDELPVTHYFELQAGLIRGHYYGDHEHEGVFSAPTHTAPAYQHHHRKAKKVGNATGDHKPYAKEQKGKQVRVVADLKQQATPRRSRASKAVDEDLYKIPPELLCQKPKRKRSLKNLWSGCMGLNSGRLRS, from the exons ATGATGGAG GAGTGCATGATGAAGCGGCGCCAGGTTCCAGCATTTGGGTACTGGGATTACTGCGACGAGCTCCCCGTCACCCATTACTTTGAGCTGCAGGCCGGGCTGATCCGTGGTCATTATTATGGTGATCATGAACATGAGGGCGTCTTCAGTGCGCCGACTCATACAGCACCAGCCTATCAACACCACCATAGAAAG GCCAAGAAAGTTGGTAATGCGACAGGGGATCATAAACCGTACGCGAAAGAGCAAAAGGGGAAGCAAGTGAGGGTGGTCGCTGATCTCAAACAGCAAGCGACTCCGAGAAGGTCCAGAGCATCCAAGGCTGTAGACGAGGACTTGTACAAGATCCCTCCGGAGCTCCTGTGCCAAAAGCCCAAGAGG AAGAGGTCGTTGAAGAACTTGTGGTCAGGATGTATGGGACTCAACAGCGGTCGCTTAAGAAGCTAA
- the LOC122022505 gene encoding peroxiredoxin-2E-1, chloroplastic-like: MSASLSVAKIVALPSSLPRLLQPAARFHRVLSATNLPLRLHTRRSPLFPRFFASSVSATAAATTISVGDQLPDVTLSYFDSDGELQTVTVSDLTKGKKAILFAVPGAFTPTCSQKHLPGFVEKAGELRAKGVDTIACISVNDAFVMRAWKKDLNIRDEVLLLSDGNGEFTRALGVELDLSDKPVGLGVRSRRYALLAEDGVVKVLNLEEGGSFTISGPEDLLKVL; encoded by the coding sequence ATGTCTGCTTCCCTCTCCGTCGCCAAGATCGTCGCTCTCCCTTCCTCTTTGCCCCGCCTCCTCCAGCCTGCCGCCCGCTTCCACCGCGTCCTTTCCGCTACCAACCTACCGCTCCGACTGCATACTCGTCGGTCTCCCCTCTTCCCCCGATTCTTCGCCTCTTCCGTCTCCGCCACCGCCGCCGCGACCACCATCTCCGTCGGCGACCAGCTTCCCGACGTCACACTTTCCTACTTCGACTCCGACGGGGAGCTCCAGACCGTCACCGTGTCTGATCTCACCAAGGGCAAGAAGGCCATCCTCTTCGCCGTCCCGGGGGCCTTTACCCCAACGTGTTCCCAGAAGCACCTCCCCGGATTCGTGGAAAAGGCCGGGGAGCTGCGCGCCAAGGGCGTCGACACCATCGCCTGCATATCGGTCAACGACGCGTTTGTGATGCGTGCCTGGAAGAAGGACCTTAACATTAGGGACGAGGTTTTGCTTCTCTCCGATGGAAACGGGGAGTTCACCCGGGCTCTCGGAGTGGAGCTCGATCTGTCTGATAAGCCCGTGGGCCTTGGCGTCCGATCCCGGCGCTATGCGTTGCTGGCGGAGGATGGGGTTGTCAAGGTGCTCAATTTGGAGGAAGGAGGTTCCTTTACCATCAGCGGCCCCGAGGACTTGCTCAAGGTCCTATAA